One region of Roseovarius faecimaris genomic DNA includes:
- a CDS encoding CBU_0592 family membrane protein produces the protein MTELLTLLEAPPLSPLQWIGVVGFAIYMLGFLLVQTGHMDGNGMLFPGSKVIAALCVMCSLTEAFNLATLLVQISFVVIGTYGVAARLLRLRSARRQAAIRFHPERRTADRRTLSRGVGTDSTAIPLPLHTPPSAGMCTPGGDLHRHCPPG, from the coding sequence ATGACAGAGCTTCTGACACTGTTGGAGGCCCCTCCGCTCAGCCCGCTGCAATGGATCGGCGTCGTGGGGTTTGCCATTTACATGCTGGGTTTCCTGCTGGTGCAGACCGGGCATATGGACGGCAATGGCATGCTGTTTCCGGGCTCGAAGGTCATCGCGGCCCTCTGCGTGATGTGCAGCCTGACAGAGGCGTTCAACCTGGCCACGCTGCTGGTGCAGATCAGCTTTGTCGTGATCGGCACCTATGGCGTGGCGGCCCGCCTGCTGCGCCTGCGCTCAGCCAGACGGCAGGCCGCAATCAGGTTTCATCCCGAGCGCCGGACGGCGGATCGCAGAACGCTCAGCCGCGGCGTCGGAACGGACAGCACCGCTATTCCGCTGCCTCTGCATACTCCTCCATCGGCGGGCATGTGCACACCAGGTGGCGATCTCCATAGACATTGTCCACCCGGTTGA
- the gcvH gene encoding glycine cleavage system protein GcvH yields MKYTEEHEWLREEDGVIVVGITEHASEQLGDIVFVELPEVGTEVAKDDEIVVIESVKAASDILAPIDGEIVEVNEALADEPGKVNEDPIGDGWFFKIKASDASQMDDYMDEAAYKDFIA; encoded by the coding sequence ATGAAGTACACCGAAGAACATGAATGGCTGCGCGAAGAGGATGGCGTGATCGTCGTCGGGATCACCGAGCATGCGAGCGAACAGCTGGGCGATATCGTCTTCGTCGAACTGCCCGAGGTCGGGACGGAAGTGGCCAAGGATGACGAGATCGTGGTGATCGAGTCGGTTAAGGCCGCCTCGGACATCCTGGCGCCGATTGACGGCGAGATCGTCGAGGTGAACGAGGCGCTGGCGGATGAGCCCGGCAAGGTCAATGAAGACCCGATCGGCGACGGGTGGTTCTTCAAGATCAAGGCGAGCGACGCCAGCCAGATGGACGACTACATGGATGAAGCCGCCTACAAGGACTTCATCGCGTAA
- a CDS encoding RrF2 family transcriptional regulator has translation MRITKRTNIAMRVLMFCGAHEGVLVTKAMVAEKCNTSESHLAQVIYKLAQLGYLYTQRGRSGGFTLARPMAEIVIGDIFREFESEQHNLECFADGDNTCPLVKGCRLRLTLKEALEAFYNRLDKETLDNLVCGNTALLELFVMPSCHSTRPLRTGTDRG, from the coding sequence ATGCGCATCACCAAAAGAACGAATATCGCGATGCGCGTTCTGATGTTCTGCGGGGCGCACGAGGGCGTCTTGGTGACAAAGGCGATGGTTGCGGAGAAGTGCAACACCTCAGAGAGCCATCTGGCACAAGTGATCTACAAGCTGGCGCAGCTCGGGTACCTCTACACGCAGCGGGGCCGCAGTGGCGGGTTTACCCTGGCCAGGCCGATGGCCGAGATCGTGATCGGCGACATTTTCCGTGAGTTTGAGTCAGAACAGCACAATCTGGAATGCTTCGCCGATGGCGACAATACCTGCCCGCTGGTCAAGGGGTGCCGGTTGCGGCTGACGCTCAAGGAAGCGCTCGAGGCGTTCTACAACCGTCTCGACAAGGAAACGCTCGACAATCTCGTCTGCGGCAACACGGCCCTGCTTGAGCTGTTCGTCATGCCCAGCTGCCACAGCACGCGGCCCCTGCGCACCGGCACAGATCGGGGTTGA
- the gcvP gene encoding aminomethyl-transferring glycine dehydrogenase, producing the protein MPFEPTDYLPYDFANRRHIGPSPEEMAQMLDRLGVASLEQLIDETVPKGIRQAEPLNFGKPKSERELMHFMRVTAAKNKVLVSMIGQGYHGTVTPPAIQRNILENPAWYTSYTPYQPEISQGRLEALLNFQTMVTDLTGLDIANASLLDEATACAEAMTMAQRVAKSKATAFFVDRDCHPQNIALVKTRAAPLGIKVIVGNPDKMDASKVFGALFQYPGTYGHVRDFTDHIARLHEHQAIGIISADPLSLTLLKEPGEMGADIAVGSTQRFGVPMGYGGPHAAYMACRDDYKRAMPGRIVGVSVDAHGNRAYRLSLQTREQHIRREKATSNVCTAQALLAVMASMYAVFHGPKGLKAIAQRIHRKTVRLAKGLETAGFKVDPKVFFDTVTVDVGPLQAAVLKSAVDEGVNLRKVGERRIGITLDEATRPKNIEAVWRAFGIARADDDFAPEYRIPADMHRKTDYLTHPIFHMNRAETEMMRYMRRLADRDLALDRAMIPLGSCTMKLNSAAEMMPVSWREFSRLHPFCPADQALGYKEMIDDLSAKLCTITGYDALSMQPNSGAQGEYAGLLTIAAYHRSRGEGHRNICLIPMSAHGTNPASAQMVGWKVVPVKSAENGNIDLDDFRAKAEQHADNLAGCMITYPSTHGVFEDIVKDVTKIVHDHGGQVYIDGANLNAMVGLARPGDVGGDVSHLNLHKTFCIPHGGGGPGMGPIGVKAHLAPFLPGHPMTGGGEGPVSAAPFGSPSILPISWAYTLLMGGEGLTQATRVAILNANYIAERLEGAYDVLYRGTNGRVAHECILDTRPFEKSAGVTVDDIAKRLIDNGFHAPTMSWPVAGTLMVEPTESETKAELDRFCDAMLSIREEIRDIEEGRIDPENNPLKNAPHTMEDLVRDWDRPYSREQACFPPGAFRVDKYWPPVNRVDNVYGDRHLVCTCPPMEEYAEAAE; encoded by the coding sequence ATGCCTTTTGAGCCAACCGATTACTTGCCCTACGATTTTGCCAACCGCCGCCATATCGGCCCATCGCCCGAGGAGATGGCGCAGATGCTGGACCGGCTCGGGGTTGCGTCGCTCGAACAGCTGATCGACGAGACCGTGCCCAAGGGCATCCGTCAGGCTGAACCGCTCAATTTCGGCAAGCCAAAATCCGAGCGTGAACTGATGCATTTCATGCGTGTCACCGCGGCCAAGAACAAGGTGCTGGTCAGCATGATCGGCCAGGGCTATCACGGCACGGTCACCCCCCCTGCGATCCAGCGCAACATCCTGGAGAACCCGGCCTGGTACACCTCCTACACCCCCTACCAGCCCGAGATCAGTCAGGGCCGGCTTGAGGCGCTCCTGAACTTCCAGACCATGGTGACCGATCTCACCGGGCTCGATATCGCCAATGCCTCGCTTCTGGACGAGGCCACGGCCTGCGCCGAGGCGATGACCATGGCGCAGCGTGTCGCCAAATCCAAGGCCACCGCGTTTTTCGTGGATCGCGACTGCCACCCGCAGAACATTGCGCTGGTCAAGACCCGGGCGGCCCCGCTGGGCATCAAGGTCATCGTCGGCAATCCCGACAAGATGGACGCCTCGAAAGTCTTCGGCGCGCTGTTCCAGTATCCCGGCACTTATGGTCATGTGCGCGATTTCACCGACCATATCGCCAGGCTGCACGAACATCAGGCCATTGGCATCATCTCTGCCGATCCGCTCAGCCTGACGCTGTTGAAAGAACCCGGAGAGATGGGTGCCGATATCGCCGTGGGCTCGACCCAGCGGTTCGGCGTCCCGATGGGCTATGGCGGCCCGCACGCGGCCTATATGGCCTGTCGGGACGACTACAAGCGCGCCATGCCGGGGCGCATCGTGGGGGTCAGTGTCGACGCCCATGGCAACCGCGCCTACCGGCTCAGCCTGCAAACCCGCGAGCAGCATATCCGCCGCGAAAAGGCCACCTCCAATGTCTGCACGGCGCAGGCGCTGCTGGCGGTGATGGCGTCCATGTATGCGGTGTTTCACGGGCCCAAGGGGCTCAAGGCCATCGCGCAGCGCATCCACCGGAAAACCGTCCGTCTGGCCAAGGGGCTGGAAACGGCGGGGTTCAAGGTGGACCCGAAGGTGTTTTTCGACACGGTCACCGTGGATGTGGGCCCGCTGCAGGCGGCCGTGCTCAAATCGGCGGTGGATGAAGGGGTGAACCTGCGCAAGGTGGGGGAACGCCGGATCGGCATCACCCTGGACGAGGCAACGCGCCCGAAGAATATCGAGGCGGTCTGGCGCGCTTTCGGGATCGCGCGCGCGGATGACGATTTCGCGCCTGAATACCGCATCCCCGCAGATATGCACCGCAAGACGGACTATCTGACCCACCCGATCTTCCATATGAACCGGGCCGAGACCGAGATGATGCGCTATATGCGGCGCCTCGCGGACCGGGATCTGGCGCTGGATCGGGCCATGATCCCGCTTGGCTCCTGCACGATGAAGCTCAATTCAGCGGCCGAGATGATGCCGGTCAGCTGGCGCGAGTTTTCCCGCCTGCACCCGTTCTGCCCCGCCGACCAGGCGCTGGGTTACAAGGAGATGATCGACGATCTGTCGGCCAAGCTCTGTACGATCACCGGCTATGACGCGCTCTCGATGCAGCCCAATTCGGGCGCGCAGGGCGAATATGCGGGGCTGCTGACCATCGCGGCCTATCACCGGTCGCGCGGGGAAGGGCACCGCAATATCTGCCTGATCCCGATGAGCGCCCATGGCACCAACCCCGCCAGCGCACAGATGGTCGGCTGGAAGGTGGTGCCGGTGAAATCGGCTGAGAATGGCAATATCGATCTGGACGATTTCCGCGCCAAGGCCGAACAGCATGCCGACAACCTGGCGGGCTGCATGATCACCTATCCGTCCACGCACGGGGTGTTTGAGGATATCGTCAAGGATGTCACCAAAATCGTGCATGACCATGGCGGGCAGGTCTATATCGACGGGGCCAACCTCAACGCGATGGTGGGGCTGGCCCGCCCCGGTGATGTCGGCGGCGACGTGAGCCACCTCAACCTGCACAAGACCTTCTGCATCCCGCATGGCGGCGGCGGGCCCGGGATGGGGCCGATCGGGGTCAAGGCGCATCTGGCACCCTTCCTGCCGGGTCATCCGATGACCGGCGGCGGCGAGGGACCGGTGTCTGCGGCCCCCTTCGGCTCGCCTTCGATCCTGCCGATTTCCTGGGCCTATACGCTTCTGATGGGGGGCGAGGGGCTGACCCAGGCGACGCGGGTCGCGATCCTCAACGCCAATTATATCGCCGAGCGGCTGGAAGGGGCCTATGACGTGCTCTATCGCGGCACGAATGGCCGGGTGGCGCATGAGTGTATCCTGGATACGCGCCCGTTCGAGAAAAGTGCCGGTGTGACGGTGGATGACATTGCCAAGCGCCTGATCGACAACGGGTTTCACGCACCCACGATGAGCTGGCCCGTGGCGGGCACCCTGATGGTCGAGCCGACCGAGTCCGAAACCAAGGCCGAGCTTGACCGGTTCTGCGATGCGATGCTTTCGATCCGCGAAGAGATCCGCGACATCGAGGAAGGCCGGATCGACCCTGAGAATAACCCGCTGAAAAACGCGCCGCACACGATGGAAGACCTCGTACGCGACTGGGACCGGCCCTATAGCCGTGAACAGGCCTGTTTCCCGCCGGGGGCGTTCCGGGTGGACAAATACTGGCCGCCGGTCAACCGGGTGGACAATGTCTATGGAGATCGCCACCTGGTGTGCACATGCCCGCCGATGGAGGAGTATGCAGAGGCAGCGGAATAG
- a CDS encoding alpha/beta fold hydrolase: MADHSRKETGKGEHSTLSETDRNAAIDRLYDVALDPARYEALLDHWETAIRPLREHADFEAPRLLDDPLIAGHFDRASAFLDRVDTSTKVDEIESILAPFDRVAAFVMDAEQSMRAVNDAARTHLGLKTGARLSDLPINPEDIEAVRRTLRSVLSDSPENTAILRVRSAQKGQFTVLRLQLCATADGQKLVLAASNEVGWPEGFRDILRQAFGLTAAEADVVRALVECGSLAEIAEQRSRSLDTIRAQVKSILSKTETHSQVELVRLALSMMDIMSLTLNAAPGPRVVSRGYGKLEEREFKSLVSADGRRHDYLVLGEPTGTPLLFLPLDYGLVRWPAPAEADAARRGIRIIVPVRPGYGLSDPVQKNDDYDRALLADIFAVLDAERVKRCPVISLGGDSYYGFQLALQHPDRISALIGCAGVLPLTRREQFERMEKWHRFILAGAKYTPHLLPFMVKAGFLLARKIGKRGFVHAVYGQCPADVETFENPDVFEAMVTGSEVALSEDHIAHAAFSMQILGRQRTDWSEDLDKLKGRLPVIFMNGLQDPQIPEATLRDFQRDHAWIDYREYDDAGQLVFFRHWRDALECVTPFLGN, from the coding sequence GTGGCAGATCATTCGCGCAAAGAGACAGGCAAAGGCGAGCATTCAACGCTGTCCGAGACCGACCGGAACGCGGCGATTGACCGGCTTTACGATGTCGCGCTGGATCCGGCGCGCTATGAGGCGCTGCTTGACCATTGGGAAACCGCCATCCGGCCCCTGCGCGAGCATGCCGATTTCGAGGCGCCCCGCCTTCTGGACGACCCGCTGATTGCCGGGCATTTCGACCGGGCCAGCGCCTTTCTGGACCGGGTGGACACCTCGACCAAGGTGGATGAGATCGAAAGCATCCTGGCCCCGTTCGACCGGGTGGCGGCCTTTGTGATGGATGCCGAACAATCCATGCGCGCCGTGAACGATGCCGCACGCACCCATCTGGGGCTCAAAACAGGTGCCCGCCTGAGCGACCTGCCAATCAACCCCGAAGATATCGAGGCGGTACGCCGCACCCTGCGCTCCGTGCTTTCGGACAGCCCGGAAAACACGGCGATCCTGCGGGTGCGTTCGGCCCAGAAAGGCCAGTTCACGGTGCTGCGGCTACAGCTCTGCGCCACCGCCGACGGTCAGAAACTGGTGCTGGCGGCTTCCAACGAGGTGGGCTGGCCCGAGGGGTTCCGCGATATTCTGCGCCAGGCTTTCGGGCTGACCGCGGCAGAGGCCGATGTGGTGCGCGCGCTGGTGGAATGCGGCAGCCTTGCCGAGATTGCCGAGCAGCGCAGCCGCTCGCTCGATACCATCCGCGCACAGGTGAAATCGATCCTGTCCAAGACCGAAACGCACAGCCAGGTGGAACTGGTCCGCCTCGCGCTTTCGATGATGGACATCATGAGCCTGACGCTCAATGCCGCCCCTGGCCCGCGTGTTGTCAGCCGGGGCTATGGCAAGCTGGAGGAACGGGAGTTCAAATCTCTCGTTTCTGCTGACGGGCGGCGGCATGACTACCTCGTGCTGGGCGAACCGACGGGCACACCGCTGCTGTTTCTGCCGCTGGATTATGGCTTGGTGCGCTGGCCTGCCCCGGCCGAGGCCGACGCCGCGCGGCGCGGGATACGGATCATCGTGCCGGTCCGCCCCGGGTATGGCCTGTCCGACCCGGTCCAAAAGAACGACGATTACGACAGGGCGCTGCTGGCCGATATTTTCGCCGTGCTCGATGCCGAACGGGTAAAGCGCTGCCCGGTGATCAGCCTTGGCGGTGACAGCTATTACGGCTTCCAGCTTGCCCTGCAACACCCGGACCGGATCAGCGCGCTGATCGGCTGTGCCGGGGTGCTGCCGCTGACCCGGCGTGAGCAGTTCGAGCGGATGGAGAAATGGCACCGGTTCATCCTGGCCGGTGCGAAATACACGCCACATCTGTTGCCCTTCATGGTCAAGGCCGGGTTCCTGCTTGCCCGCAAGATCGGCAAACGCGGCTTTGTGCACGCGGTCTATGGTCAGTGCCCCGCGGATGTGGAGACCTTCGAAAACCCCGATGTCTTCGAAGCGATGGTGACCGGCTCGGAAGTGGCCCTGTCGGAGGATCATATCGCCCATGCCGCTTTCTCGATGCAGATCCTGGGGCGCCAGCGCACCGACTGGTCCGAGGATCTCGACAAACTGAAGGGCCGCCTGCCCGTGATTTTCATGAACGGCCTTCAGGACCCCCAGATTCCCGAGGCGACCCTGCGCGATTTTCAGCGCGATCACGCCTGGATCGATTACCGTGAATATGACGATGCCGGACAGTTGGTATTTTTCCGGCACTGGCGCGATGCGCTGGAGTGTGTGACGCCCTTTCTTGGCAATTAA
- a CDS encoding CBU_0592 family membrane protein, whose amino-acid sequence MTLIFEPANFESLEDEYFEMSEFIEFLRAYPETLQTIGVVGFLTYIIGFKLVQTGHLCGNGVGFALTNVIAACLVLVSLVGAFNLASFLIQVSYILIGLYGIGMRLAKARRTQPGRDLEILA is encoded by the coding sequence ATGACGCTGATTTTTGAACCGGCTAATTTTGAATCATTAGAAGACGAGTATTTTGAAATGTCTGAATTTATTGAGTTTTTACGGGCTTATCCGGAGACGCTCCAAACCATCGGTGTCGTCGGGTTCTTGACCTATATTATCGGGTTCAAGTTGGTCCAGACAGGGCATTTATGCGGGAACGGGGTTGGCTTTGCGCTGACCAATGTGATCGCGGCGTGTCTTGTTCTTGTCTCGCTGGTGGGGGCGTTCAACCTGGCGTCCTTCCTGATCCAGGTGAGCTATATTTTGATCGGTCTTTACGGGATCGGCATGCGGCTGGCCAAGGCCCGGCGCACCCAACCCGGCAGAGACCTGGAGATTTTAGCATGA
- a CDS encoding gamma-glutamylcyclotransferase family protein, translated as MLKKHRYFFGYGSLVNRDTHAFQGAYPAQLSGWRRVWRHTKLREVAYLTVVPDATAEIDGLIAEVPDDDWAALDIREGAYDRVDAAHQVAHPLPHRPQIAVYAIPDGKHGAPTTSGPVLLSYIDVVVQGYLREFGEDGARRFFETTLGWDAPILRDRDAPLYPRHCRLSKAETGFVDAQLEALEVRFITRR; from the coding sequence ATGCTTAAAAAACATAGGTATTTCTTTGGCTACGGCAGCCTCGTCAACCGCGACACACACGCGTTCCAAGGCGCGTATCCGGCGCAGCTGAGCGGCTGGAGACGGGTCTGGCGGCACACCAAACTGCGCGAGGTGGCCTATCTCACCGTGGTGCCCGACGCGACCGCCGAGATCGACGGGCTGATCGCCGAGGTGCCCGATGATGACTGGGCCGCGCTCGATATCCGCGAAGGCGCCTATGACAGGGTGGATGCCGCGCACCAGGTGGCCCACCCTCTGCCGCACCGGCCCCAGATCGCCGTCTATGCGATCCCGGACGGCAAGCACGGGGCGCCAACCACCTCGGGGCCCGTGCTGCTGAGTTACATCGACGTGGTTGTGCAGGGCTATCTGCGAGAGTTCGGCGAAGACGGCGCCCGGCGCTTCTTTGAAACCACCTTGGGGTGGGATGCCCCGATCCTGCGGGACCGCGACGCGCCGCTCTACCCCCGGCATTGTCGGCTGAGCAAGGCTGAAACCGGTTTC
- the gcvT gene encoding glycine cleavage system aminomethyltransferase GcvT: MSDTLRRTPLYDLHVELGAKMVPFAGYEMPVQYPLGVMKEHLHTRAKAGLFDVSHMGQVVVRHALGYAGAAQEMEALVPVNLLGLGEKRQRYGVFTNDAGGIMDDLMIAHRGDEMFVVVNAACKAQDIAHMRANMPNSEIEEVTDRALLALQGPAAVQVLDPIAQGCDIMKFMDIGIFTSEFGELWVSRSGYTGEDGYEISVHATHAEALARRLLAHEDVEPIGLGARDSLRLEGGLCLYGNDIDTGTSPVEAALSWAIQKVRRAGGDRAGGFPGADRILDELENGPARLRVGLRPEGRAPMREGTEIYEAETGGTPVGRVTSGAFGPTIEGPMSMGYVPAALAADGTLLYGEVRGKRQPLRVAPMPFTPANFKR, encoded by the coding sequence ATGAGCGACACGCTGCGCCGAACGCCGCTTTATGACCTGCATGTGGAGCTGGGGGCCAAGATGGTGCCTTTCGCCGGCTATGAGATGCCGGTGCAATATCCGCTGGGCGTGATGAAAGAGCATCTGCACACGCGGGCCAAGGCGGGGCTTTTCGACGTCAGCCATATGGGGCAGGTGGTGGTGCGCCATGCGCTGGGCTATGCCGGGGCGGCCCAGGAAATGGAGGCGTTGGTGCCTGTGAACCTGCTGGGCCTCGGTGAGAAGCGGCAGCGCTACGGGGTGTTCACCAATGACGCAGGCGGGATCATGGATGACCTCATGATCGCCCATCGCGGCGACGAGATGTTCGTCGTGGTCAATGCCGCCTGCAAGGCCCAAGACATCGCCCATATGCGCGCGAACATGCCCAACAGCGAAATCGAAGAGGTCACCGACCGCGCGTTGCTGGCGTTGCAGGGCCCGGCGGCGGTGCAGGTGCTCGACCCGATCGCGCAGGGCTGTGACATCATGAAATTCATGGATATCGGGATTTTCACTTCGGAATTCGGCGAGCTTTGGGTGTCGCGCTCTGGCTATACGGGCGAGGACGGGTACGAGATTTCTGTACATGCGACCCATGCCGAGGCGCTCGCCCGCCGCCTTCTGGCGCATGAGGATGTGGAACCCATCGGCCTTGGCGCGCGTGACAGCCTGCGGCTTGAAGGCGGGCTGTGCCTCTATGGGAATGATATCGACACGGGCACAAGCCCGGTGGAGGCAGCGCTGAGCTGGGCGATCCAGAAGGTGCGCCGCGCGGGTGGCGATCGTGCGGGCGGCTTTCCCGGGGCAGATCGTATTTTGGACGAGCTGGAAAACGGCCCTGCGAGACTGCGGGTCGGGTTGCGCCCCGAAGGCCGCGCGCCGATGCGCGAAGGCACCGAAATTTACGAGGCCGAGACGGGCGGCACACCGGTGGGCCGGGTCACATCCGGCGCGTTCGGGCCAACCATCGAAGGGCCGATGTCCATGGGCTATGTGCCCGCGGCGCTGGCTGCTGACGGCACCCTGCTTTACGGAGAGGTGCGCGGCAAACGCCAGCCGCTGCGCGTGGCGCCCATGCCCTTTACCCCTGCCAATTTCAAACGCTGA